The following are encoded in a window of Cucurbita pepo subsp. pepo cultivar mu-cu-16 chromosome LG12, ASM280686v2, whole genome shotgun sequence genomic DNA:
- the LOC111807372 gene encoding uncharacterized protein LOC111807372 isoform X3, whose product MLHEVNVGGSGSESEQMHPTEEISSPINAQIYDFCDSELFSEMLQNSEEFNSYSNCYYDNNSSYATNLPHSPDQADNNGNENGNTVVAAPSFVPANDASATTNITTNSNLTTIFDCQEELDNDISASIDFSPSDSFSIAQYLTIQSGQFDVSQVQSQMPLLDPMIDGLLQCPMAPGTLIDEELPSIYVDDCLSSFTSYMPLNPSSPSCSFVGATMPTYLPTPPMNLTASSSSVENCGMFPLLSAELQPQDLDYQGDNCGLYSQDYMQGTFNPADLQKVLSDENLQLAAGAMNCTSLASDLSSLKDSTFKVGKLSVEERKQKIHRYMKKRNERNFSKKIKYACRKTLADSRPRVRGRFAKNDELTETHRVACSIHEGEEEEEVVVKEEDSMVDSSDIFAHISGVNSLKRSYPIQSWI is encoded by the exons ATGTTGCACGAGGTGAACGTCGGCGGCAGCGGTTCCGAATCAGAGCAAATGCATCCCACT GAAGAAATCTCGAGTCCAATCAACGCtcaaatatatgatttttgtgATTCCGAGTTGTTCTCAGAGATGCTTCAAAACTCCGAGGAGTTCAATTCTTACTCGAATTGTTATTACGACAATAATTCATCATATGCTACAAATCTGCCTCATTCCCCAGATCAAGCAGATAACAATGGCAATGAAAATGGCAACACAGTCGTCGCTGCTCCATCGTTCGTACCGGCTAACGATGCATCGGCTACGACGAACATTACGACCAACAGTAATTTGACTACTATCTTTGATTGCCAAGAAGAACTTGACAATGATATCTCTGCTTCCATAGACTTCTCTCCATCGGATTCGTTTTCGATCGCTCAATATCTCACCATCCAGTCGGGGCAGTTCGACGTTTCTCAAGTGCAGTCTCAGATGCCATTACTAGATCCCATGATTGATGGGCTTCTCCAGTGTCCTATGGCTCCTGGAACTCTCATCGACGAAGAACTACCTTCGATTTACGTCGACGATTGTTTGTCTTCCTTCACTTCCTACATGCCATTGAATCCTTCCTCCCCTTCGTGCTCGTTCGTCGGAGCAACCATGCCAACTTACCTGCCTACGCCACCAATGAACCTCACTGCATCGTCGTCGTCGGTCGAAAATTGCGGTATGTTCCCGCTCCTCAGCGCAGAATTGCAACCACAAGACCTTGACTATCAAGGAGACAACTGTGGACTCTACAGCCAAGACTATATGCAGGGGACTTTCAATCCAGCAGACCTTCAG AAGGTACTCAGCGATGAGAATCTCCAACTGGCTGCTGGGGCAATGAACTGCACTTCATTAGCATCAGATCTCTCAAGCTTGAAGGACAGTACTTTCAAAGTTGGCAAACTCTCTGTGGAAGAGAGGAAGCAGAAGATTCATAGGTacatgaagaaaagaaatgagagGAACTTCAGCAAGAAAATCAAG TACGCCTGCCGAAAAACGCTAGCAGATAGCCGCCCACGGGTTCGGGGACGGTTCGCCAAGAACGACGAATTGACAGAGACTCACAGGGTTGCTTGTAGCATCcatgaaggagaagaagaagaagag GTAGTTGTGAAGGAAGAAGATAGCATGGTTGATTCTTCAGACATATTTGCTCATATCAGTGGAGTGAACTCGTTGAAACGCAGCTATCCAATCCAGTCttggatttga
- the LOC111807372 gene encoding uncharacterized protein LOC111807372 isoform X1 has product MKNGDSCLFETKVDFCVVVSKGILEEISSPINAQIYDFCDSELFSEMLQNSEEFNSYSNCYYDNNSSYATNLPHSPDQADNNGNENGNTVVAAPSFVPANDASATTNITTNSNLTTIFDCQEELDNDISASIDFSPSDSFSIAQYLTIQSGQFDVSQVQSQMPLLDPMIDGLLQCPMAPGTLIDEELPSIYVDDCLSSFTSYMPLNPSSPSCSFVGATMPTYLPTPPMNLTASSSSVENCGMFPLLSAELQPQDLDYQGDNCGLYSQDYMQGTFNPADLQKVLSDENLQLAAGAMNCTSLASDLSSLKDSTFKVGKLSVEERKQKIHRYMKKRNERNFSKKIKYACRKTLADSRPRVRGRFAKNDELTETHRVACSIHEGEEEEEVVVKEEDSMVDSSDIFAHISGVNSLKRSYPIQSWI; this is encoded by the exons ATGAAGAATGGTGATTCTTGCTTGTTTGAAACGAAGGTTGATTTTTGTGTGGTCGTGTCGAAGGGAATATTG GAAGAAATCTCGAGTCCAATCAACGCtcaaatatatgatttttgtgATTCCGAGTTGTTCTCAGAGATGCTTCAAAACTCCGAGGAGTTCAATTCTTACTCGAATTGTTATTACGACAATAATTCATCATATGCTACAAATCTGCCTCATTCCCCAGATCAAGCAGATAACAATGGCAATGAAAATGGCAACACAGTCGTCGCTGCTCCATCGTTCGTACCGGCTAACGATGCATCGGCTACGACGAACATTACGACCAACAGTAATTTGACTACTATCTTTGATTGCCAAGAAGAACTTGACAATGATATCTCTGCTTCCATAGACTTCTCTCCATCGGATTCGTTTTCGATCGCTCAATATCTCACCATCCAGTCGGGGCAGTTCGACGTTTCTCAAGTGCAGTCTCAGATGCCATTACTAGATCCCATGATTGATGGGCTTCTCCAGTGTCCTATGGCTCCTGGAACTCTCATCGACGAAGAACTACCTTCGATTTACGTCGACGATTGTTTGTCTTCCTTCACTTCCTACATGCCATTGAATCCTTCCTCCCCTTCGTGCTCGTTCGTCGGAGCAACCATGCCAACTTACCTGCCTACGCCACCAATGAACCTCACTGCATCGTCGTCGTCGGTCGAAAATTGCGGTATGTTCCCGCTCCTCAGCGCAGAATTGCAACCACAAGACCTTGACTATCAAGGAGACAACTGTGGACTCTACAGCCAAGACTATATGCAGGGGACTTTCAATCCAGCAGACCTTCAG AAGGTACTCAGCGATGAGAATCTCCAACTGGCTGCTGGGGCAATGAACTGCACTTCATTAGCATCAGATCTCTCAAGCTTGAAGGACAGTACTTTCAAAGTTGGCAAACTCTCTGTGGAAGAGAGGAAGCAGAAGATTCATAGGTacatgaagaaaagaaatgagagGAACTTCAGCAAGAAAATCAAG TACGCCTGCCGAAAAACGCTAGCAGATAGCCGCCCACGGGTTCGGGGACGGTTCGCCAAGAACGACGAATTGACAGAGACTCACAGGGTTGCTTGTAGCATCcatgaaggagaagaagaagaagag GTAGTTGTGAAGGAAGAAGATAGCATGGTTGATTCTTCAGACATATTTGCTCATATCAGTGGAGTGAACTCGTTGAAACGCAGCTATCCAATCCAGTCttggatttga
- the LOC111807372 gene encoding uncharacterized protein LOC111807372 isoform X2: MKNGDSCLFETKVDFCVVVSKGILEEISSPINAQIYDFCDSELFSEMLQNSEEFNSYSNCYYDNNSSYATNLPHSPDQADNNGNENGNTVVAAPSFVPANDASATTNITTNSNLTTIFDCQEELDNDISASIDFSPSDSFSIAQYLTIQSGQFDVSQVQSQMPLLDPMIDGLLQCPMAPGTLIDEELPSIYVDDCLSSFTSYMPLNPSSPSCSFVGATMPTYLPTPPMNLTASSSSVENCGMFPLLSAELQPQDLDYQGDNCGLYSQDYMQGTFNPADLQVLSDENLQLAAGAMNCTSLASDLSSLKDSTFKVGKLSVEERKQKIHRYMKKRNERNFSKKIKYACRKTLADSRPRVRGRFAKNDELTETHRVACSIHEGEEEEEVVVKEEDSMVDSSDIFAHISGVNSLKRSYPIQSWI; encoded by the exons ATGAAGAATGGTGATTCTTGCTTGTTTGAAACGAAGGTTGATTTTTGTGTGGTCGTGTCGAAGGGAATATTG GAAGAAATCTCGAGTCCAATCAACGCtcaaatatatgatttttgtgATTCCGAGTTGTTCTCAGAGATGCTTCAAAACTCCGAGGAGTTCAATTCTTACTCGAATTGTTATTACGACAATAATTCATCATATGCTACAAATCTGCCTCATTCCCCAGATCAAGCAGATAACAATGGCAATGAAAATGGCAACACAGTCGTCGCTGCTCCATCGTTCGTACCGGCTAACGATGCATCGGCTACGACGAACATTACGACCAACAGTAATTTGACTACTATCTTTGATTGCCAAGAAGAACTTGACAATGATATCTCTGCTTCCATAGACTTCTCTCCATCGGATTCGTTTTCGATCGCTCAATATCTCACCATCCAGTCGGGGCAGTTCGACGTTTCTCAAGTGCAGTCTCAGATGCCATTACTAGATCCCATGATTGATGGGCTTCTCCAGTGTCCTATGGCTCCTGGAACTCTCATCGACGAAGAACTACCTTCGATTTACGTCGACGATTGTTTGTCTTCCTTCACTTCCTACATGCCATTGAATCCTTCCTCCCCTTCGTGCTCGTTCGTCGGAGCAACCATGCCAACTTACCTGCCTACGCCACCAATGAACCTCACTGCATCGTCGTCGTCGGTCGAAAATTGCGGTATGTTCCCGCTCCTCAGCGCAGAATTGCAACCACAAGACCTTGACTATCAAGGAGACAACTGTGGACTCTACAGCCAAGACTATATGCAGGGGACTTTCAATCCAGCAGACCTTCAG GTACTCAGCGATGAGAATCTCCAACTGGCTGCTGGGGCAATGAACTGCACTTCATTAGCATCAGATCTCTCAAGCTTGAAGGACAGTACTTTCAAAGTTGGCAAACTCTCTGTGGAAGAGAGGAAGCAGAAGATTCATAGGTacatgaagaaaagaaatgagagGAACTTCAGCAAGAAAATCAAG TACGCCTGCCGAAAAACGCTAGCAGATAGCCGCCCACGGGTTCGGGGACGGTTCGCCAAGAACGACGAATTGACAGAGACTCACAGGGTTGCTTGTAGCATCcatgaaggagaagaagaagaagag GTAGTTGTGAAGGAAGAAGATAGCATGGTTGATTCTTCAGACATATTTGCTCATATCAGTGGAGTGAACTCGTTGAAACGCAGCTATCCAATCCAGTCttggatttga
- the LOC111807372 gene encoding uncharacterized protein LOC111807372 isoform X4, translating to MKNGDSCLFETKVDFCVVVSKGILEEISSPINAQIYDFCDSELFSEMLQNSEEFNSYSNCYYDNNSSYATNLPHSPDQADNNGNENGNTVVAAPSFVPANDASATTNITTNSNLTTIFDCQEELDNDISASIDFSPSDSFSIAQYLTIQSGQFDVSQVQSQMPLLDPMIDGLLQCPMAPGTLIDEELPSIYVDDCLSSFTSYMPLNPSSPSCSFVGATMPTYLPTPPMNLTASSSSVENCGMFPLLSAELQPQDLDYQGDNCGLYSQDYMQGTFNPADLQKVLSDENLQLAAGAMNCTSLASDLSSLKDSTFKVGKLSVEERKQKIHRYMKKRNERNFSKKIKYACRKTLADSRPRVRGRFAKNDELTETHRVACSIHEGEEEEEVKLLSKPTFQKSRLGISTLYNGSCEGRR from the exons ATGAAGAATGGTGATTCTTGCTTGTTTGAAACGAAGGTTGATTTTTGTGTGGTCGTGTCGAAGGGAATATTG GAAGAAATCTCGAGTCCAATCAACGCtcaaatatatgatttttgtgATTCCGAGTTGTTCTCAGAGATGCTTCAAAACTCCGAGGAGTTCAATTCTTACTCGAATTGTTATTACGACAATAATTCATCATATGCTACAAATCTGCCTCATTCCCCAGATCAAGCAGATAACAATGGCAATGAAAATGGCAACACAGTCGTCGCTGCTCCATCGTTCGTACCGGCTAACGATGCATCGGCTACGACGAACATTACGACCAACAGTAATTTGACTACTATCTTTGATTGCCAAGAAGAACTTGACAATGATATCTCTGCTTCCATAGACTTCTCTCCATCGGATTCGTTTTCGATCGCTCAATATCTCACCATCCAGTCGGGGCAGTTCGACGTTTCTCAAGTGCAGTCTCAGATGCCATTACTAGATCCCATGATTGATGGGCTTCTCCAGTGTCCTATGGCTCCTGGAACTCTCATCGACGAAGAACTACCTTCGATTTACGTCGACGATTGTTTGTCTTCCTTCACTTCCTACATGCCATTGAATCCTTCCTCCCCTTCGTGCTCGTTCGTCGGAGCAACCATGCCAACTTACCTGCCTACGCCACCAATGAACCTCACTGCATCGTCGTCGTCGGTCGAAAATTGCGGTATGTTCCCGCTCCTCAGCGCAGAATTGCAACCACAAGACCTTGACTATCAAGGAGACAACTGTGGACTCTACAGCCAAGACTATATGCAGGGGACTTTCAATCCAGCAGACCTTCAG AAGGTACTCAGCGATGAGAATCTCCAACTGGCTGCTGGGGCAATGAACTGCACTTCATTAGCATCAGATCTCTCAAGCTTGAAGGACAGTACTTTCAAAGTTGGCAAACTCTCTGTGGAAGAGAGGAAGCAGAAGATTCATAGGTacatgaagaaaagaaatgagagGAACTTCAGCAAGAAAATCAAG TACGCCTGCCGAAAAACGCTAGCAGATAGCCGCCCACGGGTTCGGGGACGGTTCGCCAAGAACGACGAATTGACAGAGACTCACAGGGTTGCTTGTAGCATCcatgaaggagaagaagaagaagaggtaaAGCTTCTCTCTAAGCCaacttttcaaaaatctcGGTTAGGAATctcgactctctacaatg GTAGTTGTGAAGGAAGAAGATAG
- the LOC111807372 gene encoding uncharacterized protein LOC111807372 isoform X5 has translation MKNGDSCLFETKEEISSPINAQIYDFCDSELFSEMLQNSEEFNSYSNCYYDNNSSYATNLPHSPDQADNNGNENGNTVVAAPSFVPANDASATTNITTNSNLTTIFDCQEELDNDISASIDFSPSDSFSIAQYLTIQSGQFDVSQVQSQMPLLDPMIDGLLQCPMAPGTLIDEELPSIYVDDCLSSFTSYMPLNPSSPSCSFVGATMPTYLPTPPMNLTASSSSVENCGMFPLLSAELQPQDLDYQGDNCGLYSQDYMQGTFNPADLQKVLSDENLQLAAGAMNCTSLASDLSSLKDSTFKVGKLSVEERKQKIHRYMKKRNERNFSKKIKYACRKTLADSRPRVRGRFAKNDELTETHRVACSIHEGEEEEEVVVKEEDSMVDSSDIFAHISGVNSLKRSYPIQSWI, from the exons ATGAAGAATGGTGATTCTTGCTTGTTTGAAACGAAG GAAGAAATCTCGAGTCCAATCAACGCtcaaatatatgatttttgtgATTCCGAGTTGTTCTCAGAGATGCTTCAAAACTCCGAGGAGTTCAATTCTTACTCGAATTGTTATTACGACAATAATTCATCATATGCTACAAATCTGCCTCATTCCCCAGATCAAGCAGATAACAATGGCAATGAAAATGGCAACACAGTCGTCGCTGCTCCATCGTTCGTACCGGCTAACGATGCATCGGCTACGACGAACATTACGACCAACAGTAATTTGACTACTATCTTTGATTGCCAAGAAGAACTTGACAATGATATCTCTGCTTCCATAGACTTCTCTCCATCGGATTCGTTTTCGATCGCTCAATATCTCACCATCCAGTCGGGGCAGTTCGACGTTTCTCAAGTGCAGTCTCAGATGCCATTACTAGATCCCATGATTGATGGGCTTCTCCAGTGTCCTATGGCTCCTGGAACTCTCATCGACGAAGAACTACCTTCGATTTACGTCGACGATTGTTTGTCTTCCTTCACTTCCTACATGCCATTGAATCCTTCCTCCCCTTCGTGCTCGTTCGTCGGAGCAACCATGCCAACTTACCTGCCTACGCCACCAATGAACCTCACTGCATCGTCGTCGTCGGTCGAAAATTGCGGTATGTTCCCGCTCCTCAGCGCAGAATTGCAACCACAAGACCTTGACTATCAAGGAGACAACTGTGGACTCTACAGCCAAGACTATATGCAGGGGACTTTCAATCCAGCAGACCTTCAG AAGGTACTCAGCGATGAGAATCTCCAACTGGCTGCTGGGGCAATGAACTGCACTTCATTAGCATCAGATCTCTCAAGCTTGAAGGACAGTACTTTCAAAGTTGGCAAACTCTCTGTGGAAGAGAGGAAGCAGAAGATTCATAGGTacatgaagaaaagaaatgagagGAACTTCAGCAAGAAAATCAAG TACGCCTGCCGAAAAACGCTAGCAGATAGCCGCCCACGGGTTCGGGGACGGTTCGCCAAGAACGACGAATTGACAGAGACTCACAGGGTTGCTTGTAGCATCcatgaaggagaagaagaagaagag GTAGTTGTGAAGGAAGAAGATAGCATGGTTGATTCTTCAGACATATTTGCTCATATCAGTGGAGTGAACTCGTTGAAACGCAGCTATCCAATCCAGTCttggatttga
- the LOC111806762 gene encoding 60S ribosomal protein L23, whose translation MSKRGRGGSAGNKFRMSLGLPVAATVNCADNTGAKNLYIISVKGIKGRLNRLPSACVGDMVMATVKKGKPDLRKKVLPAVIVRQRKPWRRKDGVFMYFEDNAGVIVNPKGEMKGSAITGPIGKECADLWPRIASAANAIV comes from the exons ATGTCGAAGCGAG GGCGCGGAGGATCTGCAGGTAACAAGTTTAGGATGTCACTTGGTCTACCGGTGGCAGCGACGGTGAATTGTGCTGACAACACTGGAGCTAAGAACCTGTACATCATCTCAGTGAAGGGTATCAAGGGGCGTTTGAACAGATTGCCATCGGCTTGTGTTGGAGATATGGTGATGGCCACTGtcaagaagggaaagcccgatCTCAGGAAGAAGGTTCTTCCTGCCGTCATTGTCAGGCAGCGCAAGCCATGGCGGCGAAAGGATGGGGTTTTCATGTACTTCGAAG ATAATGCAGGAGTGATTGTGAACCCAAAAGGAGAAATGAAAG GTTCTGCAATCACAGGTCCCATCGGAAAGGAGTGTGCGGATTTATGGCCTAGGATCGCAAGTGCAGCCAATGCTATCGTTTAG